GACATTCACGTTGGCAAGGTCGGTGTACCCTCCGGGGGCACCGCAATTCCAGCTACTTGGCGCTCTCCGTGCTTGTCAGGACCGCACACGACCGCATCTCACCACCGCATCCGACCTCGGAGGTCGGGCATAGGTCGGGCAAAATCTTCCCGCGTGTGTGTCACCCACCGGCGTGACCCCCACCCCCCTGCTCCAGCCTCCCCGGTCACCCGCAGCCGCCACGGTTCCGTGGCCGCTTCGCTTTTCGCGGGAACGGTGTGATCGCGCACCCCCTCCCATGAGAGGCCGCGATCCGCAAGCTCTGACACTTCACAGTGTAGCGTTCCGATCACACCCGTCCTGAAGGGGGTGTGGCTACCTCGGGCCGGGGCGTTCTTTCCCAAGGCACCCCTTCCCCATGGGGTCAGCCTGGGGCAAATGGCGGCGAAATCAGGGGGAATCCGGGTGATTTCCCCAAGCCCCCGGCTGCATTCATGCCCGTAGCAGGCCCGGACCAGGCCTCGTGGCTGTCTGGTGGCCAAGAACCGCAACCACCGACAGCGCGAGCAGCATCAGCATCGACGGCTCGGGGATCACCGCAATCCACGCCTCTTGGTTGCCGTTTGGATTCGTTCCCCACCCCGTGACGACTCGTCCGTCCGCCGTGACATCGCGGGCGATCGTTAACGACCACCCAGCGAGATCCAAGCCGAAATCACTGACGAGCACCTCTCTCAGACTGCGCATGCCCCCTGTGGGCGTCCAGAGAAAGGCCTCGACCGAACCCGGCTCAGACTCGCTCTGTAGACGCTCACTCAGAAGCGTAGAAATCTGATCATTTGGCCGGGGGGCGACGCAGCCCGCCGTTCCGGATTCCGATTCAGATCTTCCGGGTCGAAAGGTCCTTGACCCAGGGCGAACGCCCTCCCGGCTCGACCGGA
Above is a genomic segment from bacterium containing:
- a CDS encoding PEP-CTERM sorting domain-containing protein, which gives rise to MRSLREVLVSDFGLDLAGWSLTIARDVTADGRVVTGWGTNPNGNQEAWIAVIPEPSMLMLLALSVVAVLGHQTATRPGPGLLRA